Proteins encoded together in one Bos indicus isolate NIAB-ARS_2022 breed Sahiwal x Tharparkar chromosome 3, NIAB-ARS_B.indTharparkar_mat_pri_1.0, whole genome shotgun sequence window:
- the CNN3 gene encoding calponin-3: protein MTHFNKGPSYGLSAEVKNKIASKYDHQAEEDLRNWIEEVTGMSIGANFQLGLKDGIILCELINKLQPGSVKKVNESSLNWPQLENIGNFIKAIQAYGMKPHDIFEANDLFENGNMTQVQTTLVALAGLAKTKGFHTTIDIGVKYAEKQTRRFDEGKLKAGQSVIGLQMGTNKCASQAGMTAYGTRRHLYDPKMQTDKPFDQTTISLQMGTNKGASQAGMLAPGTRRDIYDQKLTLQPVDNSTISLQMGTNKVASQKGMSVYGLGRQVYDPKYCAAPTEPVIHNGSQGTGTNGSEISDSDYQAEYPDEYHGEYQDDYPRDYQYGDQGIDY, encoded by the exons ATTGCTTCCAAGTATGATCATCAGGCAGAAGAAGATCTCCGCAATTGGATAGAAGAGGTGACAGGCATGAGCATTGGCGCCAACTTCCAGCTGGGCTTGAAAGATGGCATTATCCTCTGCGA ACTCATCAACAAGCTACAGCCAGGCTCAGTGAAGAAGGTCAACGAGTCCTCATTAAACTGGCCTCAG ttggAGAATATCGGCAACTTTATTAAAGCTATTCAGGCTTATGGCATGAAGCCACATGACATATTTGAAGCAAATGATCTTTTTGAGAATGGAAACATGACCCAGGTTCAGACTACGTTGGTGGCCCTAGCAGGTCTG GCCAAAACAAAAGGATTCCATACAACCATTGACATTGGAGTTAAGtatgcagaaaaacaaacaagacgctttgatgaaggaaaattaaaagctGGCCAGAGTGTAATTGGTTTGCAG atGGGAACCAACAAATGCGCCAGCCAAGCAGGTATGACAGCCTATGGGACGAGGAGGCACCTTTATGATCCCAAAATGCAAACTGACAAACCTTTTGATCAGACCACAATTAGCCTGCAAATGGGCACCAACAAAGGAGCCAGCCAG GCGGGAATGTTAGCACCGGGTACCCGAAGAGACATCTACGATCAGAAGCTAACATTACAACCCGTGGACAACTCGACGATTTCCCTACAGATGGGTACCAACAAAGTCGCTTCCCAGAAAGGAATGAGTGTGTATGGGCTTGGGCGGCAAGTGTATGATCCCAAATACTGTGCTGCTCCCACAGAACCTGTCATTCACAACGGAAGCCAAGGAACAGGAACCAATGGGTCAGAAATCAGTGATAGTGATTATCAGGCAGAATACCCCGATGAATATCATGGCGAGTACCAAGATGACTACCCCAGAGATTACCAGTATGGTGACCAAGGCATTGATTATTAG